GGCCACCGGAGGAAAAATAAGGGACTACATGAACGGCATCGACGGCTCATATCTGAGGATCCTGGCGACCTTCAGTGTCTCGGTTTCCTGAGCTTTCTTTTTTACTCCAGCGGGCTCCTCCCGTACTTCAGGAACACCCTCAGCTCGGGGCTTTCGGCCTTTATTATGTTGAGCAGTGCCTTCAGCTCGGCCTCGAAGGCCTTCTTCTCGATTTTCACTCCCTCGTGGGCCCTCTGGAGAGGTCTGAAATAGCCGTTCCTCTCGTGCCAGAGTATCTCGGCCAGCAAGTCGTCGTCTATCTTTCTGTTGCTCTGGAGGAGGTATATGACGCCGCCCTTCATGGTGCGGATGTAGGCCATTGGAACGCCGTTTTCTATGAAGTGCTCGACCTTGGGGAACCGCTTCCTCAGAACCTTGGGCATCCTGTGGCTTATGGCCTTCCCTCCCTGGGTTATTACGTAGTAGCCCGCCCTTTCCTCACCGTAGGTCTTCCTGAGGTATGCATCGAGATATGGTACGTCAACGATGTCTATGCCGAGCTTTTGGGTCAGTTTTCTGTTGTAGAAGCTCTTCGCTACGTAAACGAGGTCGAACTGGCCACTTCCCAGAAGCTTCTCCAGGGAATACAGGTACTCCAGGTAGCCGAGAACGACGTGGACGGCGTTTCTGGCGTCGTCAAGGCTGAGCTCTCGTTCTTCTCCGTACTCGCTTAAGAGCTCTCTAAATATCTCCTCGGCACTCCGCTCGCCTTTCAGATACTCATCTATGGTTCTCCCAGAAATTTTGAGGCCCCTCGGGGTGGTTCCCGCAAAGTCCCTTACTCTGTACCCCTCCATAGAATTGTAAAACTCTTCAAACTCGCTCAGCCTTTCGTCAGCTAGAATGACCCCGCCATTAATTTTCCCCTTTTCCCGAAGCTTCCCTTCAAGCTCTATGTAGTGTTCATCGAGCATCCCAATGAACTCCTCTATGAGCTCCTCCAGGGTTTTCCGTCCCAAGGCATTCTCTATTGTCGTCAGTCCCTTCACGCTCTCCGGATACACCGGCGGCCTTGTGAGCGAGCCGGTCAGCGTTCCGTCCATCATGACGTAGTCCACGTTGCCAATCTTCGCCGCGAGATAGCCCAGCTTGTTCTCAAGGGTCTCCATCTGGAGGCGGATTATCTGGTCGGATATACCCTGGTTATATAACATGGCGTTGGTGTAAACCAGCCTGTACGCCGGCCCGTTGCCGAAGGCGTAACTTGAGACAGCGTAGAAGATCGTCCCGCTGAGCCTCTGCTTTCCCTGGCTCCCATCGATGGCGTAGACCCGGCTCCCTCTCCTCTCCGGCAGCTCACGCCACTCTATGGTTTTCAGCTTTTCCTGCGCCTCGGCGTAGCCCCTCTGGAGCATCCGTTTTATCCTGTCAACGCTTTTCCTGTCTATGAGTCTGTATCCCATCGTCACACCCCCAGCTCGACCTCTTTGACCACAGAGACGCCGTTCTCAAGGCTCACCCGTATCACCCTGTCCGCTGCGTCTTTCAGCTCCTCGTCGTGCGAAACGACTATGACCTGAGGTATCTTCCGCAGGTAGCGCTGCATTATGTCGACGAGCCTTCTCCTCCTCTCGTCGTCGAGGTAGGGCGTCGGCTCGTCTAAGATGAGAAGGCTTATCTCGCCAGCTAAGTAGAGTGAGAGCGCCAGCCGGAAGGCCAGGCCGAGGGCTATCCTCTCCCCACCGCTGAGGAAGCCAAGGCCACGCTCCTTCCCGTTGTATATTACGCCAAGCCTTATCCTGTTCTCATCCGCCTTCACTGTAACCCCGGAGTACTTCTCCTCGGTCAGCTCCTCAAATATCTCGCTGGCTATCTCGCCGACCTTCGCAAGGGCGCCTTCCTTGAGCATGGCCTTGTAGCGCCTCACCTTCTCCCTGAGCTCCTGCACCCTCTCGCGGGCCTTCTTAAGCTCCTCAAGCTCCTTTGCCCTCTTCTTTCTGCGGTCCTTCTCCTCCTTGAGCTTCCTGAGGTTTTCCATGGTCTCGTTGCGCTTCTTCTCCAGGGCCTCCAGCTGGGCCTTCTTTCCGGCCAGCTCCTCCCTGAGCGAGGCGAAGGCTTCCCGGGTCTTTTCGTGTTCCTCCCTGCTGTAAAGCTTCTCTTTCTTTGAGAGCTCATCCATCAGTGCCTTCAGGGCTCTGTTCTCGGCATCCAGGCTGCGCTTTACATCCTCAAGCTCCAGTTTGAGCTTCTCTAAGTTTTTTTTCTCCCGCTCAAACTCCTCCTCGGAGTTCCTCAGTTCCAGGTAGCGCTTGTAGGACGGTTCGAGCTCGGCAAGCTTTTCGTCGAGCTCCCCTATCTTCAAGAAGCCCATTCCCTCAAGCTCTTCGTCGAGCTTCCTCAGCTTCTCCTCGATGAGATTGAGCTTTTCCTTCAAGATTTCCCTCTTCTTTTCGAGTACCTTTGCCTTCTCAAGCTCGGCCTTTACACCTTCCAGCTCGCCTGTGAGCCTGCTCAGTTCGTCTTTCACTCCCTCGTATTCCTCCGCCTTCTTCCTGAGCTTCTCAAGGTCGTATCCCTTCAGTCTCTCCTCAAGCTCGGCTATCTGGTCGAGGAGTCCTTTCTGCCTTATAAGCTCGCGCTCCTTCTTCAGAACCTTCTCTATCTTGACGAGCTCGCTCCTGAGCTCCCTCTCCCTCTCGTCGAGCTCCTTCAAGGACCGGGAGACATCTTTGAGCTCGGCCTGGTACTTCGCTATTATCTCTTTGCGGTGCTTCTCCGTCAGCTCCCTGCCGCAGACGGGACATCTGCCCTTGGCCTTTTTCAGATCCATTATGGCCCTGTTCCTCTCCTTGGCCAGGTTTTTCAGCCCGCCGCGCTCCTCGTTTATCTCGTTTAACTCAGCCTGTATCTCTTCCTTCCTCTTCTTTGCATCCTCGATCTCTTCGATGAACTTTTCTATCTCTTCCCTGGAGAGCTTGAGGCGTTTTTTGAGGTCTTCCAGTTGCGATGATAACGATCTGGCACCTTCATACGCTTGGGCGTCCTTTTCGAGCCTCTTGAGTTTCCTTTCGAGCTTGCCCCTCTCTTTCTCCAGCTCCTTGAGGCGCTTCTCCAGTTCGCTCAGCTCCTTGAGGCGCTCCTCTATGGCCGAAATCTGCGCCCTGTAGTTCTCGGCGAGCTTCTCGTTTCTGGCCTTCTCGTCCACATAGAGCCTCCTGAAGTTCGAGAGCTTCAGGTAGAGCTCGGCTTTCTCATTAAGTCCTTGGAACTCCTTCACCCGCTCCTCCAGCTCGTGCAGTCTTTGTTTGCTCTCAGCGATGCGTTTCTCAAGCCCCTCCAGCTTCGTCTCAAGCCGCTTTCGGTTCCCTTCCCTCTCCTTGACTTCGAGTC
This window of the Thermococcus thermotolerans genome carries:
- the nurA gene encoding DNA double-strand break repair nuclease NurA; translated protein: MGYRLIDRKSVDRIKRMLQRGYAEAQEKLKTIEWRELPERRGSRVYAIDGSQGKQRLSGTIFYAVSSYAFGNGPAYRLVYTNAMLYNQGISDQIIRLQMETLENKLGYLAAKIGNVDYVMMDGTLTGSLTRPPVYPESVKGLTTIENALGRKTLEELIEEFIGMLDEHYIELEGKLREKGKINGGVILADERLSEFEEFYNSMEGYRVRDFAGTTPRGLKISGRTIDEYLKGERSAEEIFRELLSEYGEERELSLDDARNAVHVVLGYLEYLYSLEKLLGSGQFDLVYVAKSFYNRKLTQKLGIDIVDVPYLDAYLRKTYGEERAGYYVITQGGKAISHRMPKVLRKRFPKVEHFIENGVPMAYIRTMKGGVIYLLQSNRKIDDDLLAEILWHERNGYFRPLQRAHEGVKIEKKAFEAELKALLNIIKAESPELRVFLKYGRSPLE
- the rad50 gene encoding DNA double-strand break repair ATPase Rad50, with the translated sequence MRIEKLIIKDFRSHSLTKVNFTSGINLIIGQNGSGKSSLLDALLVGLYWPSKPKDLRKEEVLRAGGKSTEITVFFEKDGVKYQLHRNITRGMAFAKYHDGSSWKHATETSQKAVRDWMERLVPYDVFLNAIYIRQGEIDAILESDESREKVVRQVLGLEKYENAYKNLLEVRKEIERRIKSTEDYLKSTGNLDDLIGEMERELSNALKEINELSPQIPKLEKELERVEERLRELDALEKEINSLRLEVKEREGNRKRLETKLEGLEKRIAESKQRLHELEERVKEFQGLNEKAELYLKLSNFRRLYVDEKARNEKLAENYRAQISAIEERLKELSELEKRLKELEKERGKLERKLKRLEKDAQAYEGARSLSSQLEDLKKRLKLSREEIEKFIEEIEDAKKRKEEIQAELNEINEERGGLKNLAKERNRAIMDLKKAKGRCPVCGRELTEKHRKEIIAKYQAELKDVSRSLKELDERERELRSELVKIEKVLKKERELIRQKGLLDQIAELEERLKGYDLEKLRKKAEEYEGVKDELSRLTGELEGVKAELEKAKVLEKKREILKEKLNLIEEKLRKLDEELEGMGFLKIGELDEKLAELEPSYKRYLELRNSEEEFEREKKNLEKLKLELEDVKRSLDAENRALKALMDELSKKEKLYSREEHEKTREAFASLREELAGKKAQLEALEKKRNETMENLRKLKEEKDRRKKRAKELEELKKARERVQELREKVRRYKAMLKEGALAKVGEIASEIFEELTEEKYSGVTVKADENRIRLGVIYNGKERGLGFLSGGERIALGLAFRLALSLYLAGEISLLILDEPTPYLDDERRRRLVDIMQRYLRKIPQVIVVSHDEELKDAADRVIRVSLENGVSVVKEVELGV